The stretch of DNA CCCAAAGCTGGACAGCTGGAGACCTGGTTGGAGATGAACCCTGGGTGAGCACCTAGGAGCCTGGACAAGGTCGGGGGGTCCAGCAGATTAAGGCGCTGTTGCTATCATCATAGGATCGCTGGGTtaaatcctggtcatgctgccagCCATCAGAAGCAGAGATcctgagagggcacaattggccttgctctctccccacTGGCTGTCGCTGGTGCGTTGGAGCCGGAAATGCAGAGCTTGTGTCATTGGTTGCCCTGGAGGCTTGACTGTGTATGTTGGACTGCCTTTACTGGTGTCGGGGGCATCGCGAGCGAGGGGATTGCACATTTGGGTTGGGTACTAATTCTGTTTTTAAAGGGATGTTGttctattttttctttttttaatttcgTGTTTGTGTGTCCACTGCAGATATGAGGTGGCTCCGAGATCGGACAGTGAGGACACAGGGTCTGAGGAGGAAGAGGTGAAGTAGCGAGCGTATTTTACATAGAAAGGTTTAGCCCTAGTCTGCCACGAGGAGGGCAGTGTTATTTCccactacaccacactacactacaccaaccactgttTATGTCCTTACACTAATCCTTATAACATCTCACAGATTTgataaactactactactaatactaataggGTCTTCTCTAAATGTCTTCTATAACACATTACTCTACTGGTGGCACTTAATGAGGAAGATGACTACAATATTTAAattgcaggaggaagaggaggagctgCAGCCATCACAGGCTCctgtggaggagaagaagaagattcCAGATCCTGACAGTGAGGACGTATCAGAAGTGGACGCCCGCCACATCATTGAGTAAGACAGAGAGGAATAGATATCGGCAGTATGACAGTTTTACTGTTATCATGACAAATTTGACTATCGTGATCAAGCACTGTTTTCCGAATATATCATGGGACCCGttcacacctgccattaacatgcGTCCTGGGTGGTCCGATCATaagtggccagcacaaagtACAGGTTATAACTAGGGCTGGGGATCACCACTGATTTCCCGGATTGATTTGATTCCGATTCACAAGGTTACGATTCAGTTCGATTTCCGATTCAATTTCTGATTCAATTTGATTCAATCCGATATTGATTCATTATGTGTTACGAGATTTTCAGAGAACTAATGTTGCAAAGGTACAAGAAACACTCAACCTACCGTTATTAAAAAAGTtgtgttaaaatataaaaatatagtgTTTATATGAACTATGTGGCTTGTCGTAGTGCTACGATGAAAAAATGATCCAATGAGCCTCACTTGGAGAAGCAAACACACAACAGGTGGACTTTTGAGAGCTGCTTGTGAGGCTAAATTGAGTGTGTGGGTGAAACCTCCAATGTGCAACAGGTTGGTTAATTCCACAGCAGGGGTCATATGCACAGAGTTGTCTGTCATTATAGCTGGACCTTCAGCTGAATTCAACTGCCCTTGTCTGTAAAACATGAGACATTTGTCGTCGATATAGTGAGCCATAATTGTTAGGTTCGAATCCATTGCTCTGGATGTCCAGCTATCACAGGTATTGGCCACTCTCTCTGTCGACTTAAGTAAACTTGCGACGCTAGGGTGGTCTGGAGGGGGGCAGGTATGCTAATTTTAAAGATGAATTTCAGGCTAATACGAATCGATAGCGAATCATTCAAATGAAGATCGCTTTGAATCGAAAAATTGATTTTTCTAAATGCACCCCTAGTTTAAATGGGGGGCAGTGTGACTGAAGGACACGCtgtaatccgatcactcaaaccacattcggaggAGCATTACGTCACAAAgtggaaaaaaaagcaaaaacaatggagatacaaggtttaaaTGATATGATATTTGTATAATTTGAGGTTGTACTCAATTTTTcttatgcttgtgtgtgtgttgtgtgtagaCATGCTAAGCAGGATGTGGATGACGAGTACGGAGGAGCCGCATTCGCGCGTGGTCTGCAGTCTTATTATGCAGTGGCGCATGCAGTCACAGAGAAAGTGGACAAGCAGTCGTCCCTGCTGGTCAACGGTCAGCTCAAACAGTATCAGGTAAAACACTTCTGCACCTTTCATCTCAAAGGACTGTTTACTATGGTTTTTACTAAAAGTTAtgcttttatttatacattttaaaagagGCTGAtaattgtgcatgtgtgtgttttggacactattattattattattattattattattattatatgcatGCATTTTTCCACCATTAGTAGTAAGGGTCCTCTGGTCCACTCTCCCCAGATCAAGGGTTTGGAGTGGCTGGTGtctctgtataataataatctaaacGGAATTCTAGCTGATGAGATGGGATTAGGGAAAACCATCCAGACGATCGCGCTCATCACCTACCTCATGGAGTACAAACGCCTCAACGGCCCCTATCTCATCATCGTGCCCCTCTCGTGAGTGAAGCTCCACTATTTAACAAGGAGGGTGGTAGGGTATTATAGATCAATGTGGTgaggcctaagctttcggcctttttttttttccttctattacttttacttttctacttgaagtggttctgaaaccagtacttttacacttttactggagtaaaaagcttcagttgatgcttcagcttctgtagaagtcttttaaaccctagtatatccactcacttctacctgaggaatgaatgtgaatacttttgacaccttggtgtgtgtgtgtgtgtgtttcattggACAGAACCCTCTCTAACTGGGTGTATGAGTTCGACAAATGGGCGCCGTCTGTGGTCAAAGTCTCTTACAAGGTGGGTGAAGTTTGGTACGtttttacataaataatatggGAGATCAGCATTGGCCCACAAGTTCTACACCAGTGCatccctatatatatatgtgtgtgtgtgtgtatgtgtatgtatatatattatttttttatatttagggctgtgtattggcaagaacctggtgaaATGTATCACGGTACAGGGGTTACAGTTCCATGTGCACTGTATATTGCAATGTAAGCCTTATCAAATTTTAGGAGAAGTGTCGtcagtcagaacagtgggatctgattCATTTCCACAGGGGTCGCCTGCAGCTAGACGAGCATTCGTGCCTCAGCTCCGCAGCGGCAAGTTCAACGTTCTTCTCACCACTTACGAGTACATCATCAAAGACAAGCAAGTGCTGGCCAAGGTAACATGAGCCAGCAGGTTGTGTGTTCTAGACCAGACCAGGGGTTCCCAAACTCAGTCCTGGGTACCACAAGCTCAGCACTACTCTGTGTGCTTTCTcctctgctctaacacacctgatccagctcataAGAAGCTTGTTTATGAGCTACTGGTTAAATTTAGGTGCTCCTTTACTCTGAGATCCCAGGACTGGTCAAATCTGGTCCCTTTAACCATTCTGTCCAAATGTTCCAGCCAAATCTGGACAGATGTTTATTCTGCGTGTTTGAATAGCCCTTAGCTTTTGTACTGGTTAAATAACCAGTCCAATAATGTGTGAATTTGGTCAAAAACTTTCAGCAGTCTCCCTCTCGAAGACGTTACCGAAGTACTAAATTGCCCTGTGTTGCGTCTCAGTGCTCTTCCGTAGGTGCTGTTGGCTAGCGTCGGATAAATTTCAGCAGCGGTCGTGGTCCACTGTCCCTTACATGTGTTTGTATGCGCTTTGGCCTCGGCCAGTTCCAGGTAGGTGCACATATACAGCACAGAAGTGGAGCAGTGATTCTGCAGACACAAGGCTCTCTCTAATCTCCCTCCAGAACCAGATTTGACCGCTGGTCCATGTTCTCGTTTTCCAGTTTTTTCCAGCTGCTCACCTGCTCAGACCACCTAGACTCACCGAGCTCCATTTACCTCTTGCAGATCCGCTGGAAGTACATGATCGTAGATGAGGGTCACCGGATGAAGAACCACCACTGTAAGTTGACCCAGGTGCTGAACACACACTACCTGGCCCCCAGGCGAGTCCTCCTGACCGGCACACCGCTGCAGAACAAGCTGCCTGAGCTGTGGGCCCTGCTCAACTTCCTGCTGCCCACCATCTTCAAAAGCTGCAGCACCTTTGAGCAGTGGTTCAATGCCCCCTTCGCCATGACTGGAGAAAAGGTCAGTGCAGTCGTGTCTGCTACACTGGGTTTGGCTGTAAATAAAGAAGGAGGGCCAGTGCTTCTCTCCTCCCGCTATGGCTTCTGACCCATGTTTTCCCCGTCTTCTTCCAGGTGGATCTGAACGAGGAGGAGACCATACTGATTATCCGGCGTCTGCACAAGGTGCTCCGGCCCTTCCTGTTGCGCAGGCTGAAGAAGGAGGTGGAAGCCCAGTTGCCTGAGAAGGTGGGGAAGCGTTTAGCACTGGCGTGAACCCTTTCCACAGCTGGGTTTTACTGCAAAGCTGTTCTTCATGTGATGCCTTGCTTGTGTGGTGCTGCAGGTGGAGTATGTAATAAAGTGTGACATGTCAGCGCTACAGAGGGTTCTCTACAGACACATGCAGGCCAAAGGAGTTCTGCTCACAGATGGATCTGAAAAAGACAAGAAGGTGAGgcccagcatgtgtgtgtgtgtgtgtgtgtgtatgttctgtAGACCTGTTGATGCCCTTGGTGTGAGCTGTCAGGACTACAGTTAAGATTATGAAGGCCTAAAGCTCAGATATGAGGGTTCTCTTCCGCTGTGCTTCTCAATAATGatacaatatacatatattacatacatatatttacagtatgagtgtatatatgtgaacatgtgtgtgtttcagggtaAAGGTGGCACTAAAACTCTGATGAACACCATCATGCAGTTGAGGAAAATCTGCAATCATCCCTACATGTTCCAGCAGATCGAGGTATGATACCATAAGCGATCTAATTACTGAAGTACAATcttagaaaataaaataaatataaaaatatatgtataaataattaAGATCAGGTCCATCTGGCCTATTTGTTACTGTTGAATTACAGTAGAATTTCAAACTTGCATTATTCGGAGCTTCAGGTATCAACAAATTGAACTAAATGGGGAATTTGCTGTTACTGCTAGGCTGCTAGGCTGCTAGGTTGCTAGGCTGGACAGCCTAGACCTAGTTAATCAAAATCTAGGGATTTCTGCAGGAAATGGGAATGGCATTTTTATTCGTTGCACTTCTTTTTCCATACTGGTTTTGGTTTAGTAGCCTTTTTATGCTGCTTTTCATGAATTATGATTGATTTTTGACAGGAGTCGTTCTCAGAGCACCTGGGTTTCTCGGGTGGTATAGTTCAAGGGTGAGTATCTTGACAACTCCTAGACTAATCAGTATCCATATTTAAGCTAATATTTAAATAACAAAGTGACCTTTTTAACCTTTAACCAGTCCTGACCTCTATCGAGCATCAGGGAAGTTTGAGGTGCTGGACCGGATTCTGCCCAAACTCCGTGCGACCAATCACAAAGTGCTGCTCTTCTGCCAGATGACCTCGCTGATGACAATCATGGAGGACTACTTTGCTTACCGCAACTTTAAATACCTCCGTCTGGACGGTAGGACAAGGAGATTGCATTGTgtgctctgtctctctatctgccCTAGTTCTTTCTGTCATTCCATCTGGCCCAGTTGTGGTAGAAAGCTCCAGTTCCACAGACTGACACATTTTACAGTGCCCACCGTGGACGTGGACATTTAAAAACTAGTCCTGAGGGAGATTTGACTGAGATAAAGGGGACAAGGTCTCAGAGTGTATCCCTGGCAGGGTGTGAGAGGACATAAGGTTAACCCGTCTTCTTCTGTTGGCAGGGACCACTAAAGCAGAGGACCGGGGCATGCTGCTGAAGACGTTTAATGACCCCGAGTCCCAGTATTTCATCTTCCTTCTGAGCACCAGGGCTGGGGGGCTGGGTCTCAACCTGCAGAGTGCTGACACGGTGGTCATCTTCGACAGCGACTGGAACCCTCACCAGGTAGCACATCAAATGTAGCATCACTAAAAAATAGAGCCCCCAAATTTACATACAGCCAGCCCACTAGCGAAGGCCTTTCAAGGTTAAAAGCAATGCTCATTCCCAAGAATGTAAAAGCAAGGCTGGCtccttcctctcttctctttctgtgtttAGGACCTGCAGGCGCAGGACCGCGCTCACCGCATTGGTCAGCAGAACGAGGTGCGGGTGTTGCGCTTGTGCACGGTAAACAGCGTGGAGGAGAAAATCCTGGCCGCTGCCAAATACAAGCTCAACGTGGATCAGAAGGTCATCCAGGCCGGCATGTTTGACCAGAAGTCGTCCAGCCACGAGCGCCGTGCCTTCCTACAGGCCATCCTGGAGCATGAGGAGCAGGATGAGGTCTCAGAGTTTTAAACTTACATACCTATCCACCCTAACACCACCCTACCTACCCGACTACCCATCCACCTGCCATACCTACCCACATACCCACATACCATCCTACCTACCCACCCTAACATCACCCTACCTACTCACCTACCTATCCACCTGCCATACCTACCCACATACTGTCCTACCTACCACCCTAACATCACCCTACCTACCCACCTACCTATCCACCTGCCATACCTACCCACATACTGTCCTACCTACCACCCTAACATCACCCTACCTACCCACCTACCTATCCACATACCATCCTACCTACCACCCTAACATCACCCTACCTACTCACCTACCTATCCACATACCATCCTACCTACCCACCCTAACACCACCCTACCTACCCGACTACCCATCCACCTGCCATACCTACCCACATACCCACATACCATCCTACCTACCCACCCTAACATCACCCTACCTACTCACCTACCTATCCACCTGCCATACCTACCCACATACTGTCCTACCTACCACCCTAACATCACCCTACCTACCCACCTACCTATCCACCTGCCATACCTACCCACATACTGTCCTACCTACCACCCTAACATCACCCTACCTACCCACCTACCTATCCACATACCATCCTACCTACCCACCCTAACATCACCCTACCTACCCACCTACCTATTCACCTGCCATATCTACTTACTTacctacccacccacccaccttcCTAGGTATAATTCAATGTCTCCCCCCTTTCCGtcaggaggaggatgaggtTCCAGATGACGAGACTGTGAATCAGATGATTGCAAGGAGCGAGGAGGAGTTTGATCACTTCATGGTAGGACTTTCTCTCGCTTATTCACAAATGCGATATTCAGTTCATCCATCAGTATCAGAATTCAGCTCAACTTCAGTCCAGTCCTTCCGCCTCATTCAGCTCTAACTCAGCACAGTTAAGTTCACTTGAATTCTTTCACTGCAGAGGATGGATCTGGACCGGCGGCGAGAGGAGGCGAGGAACCCGAAGCGCAAGCCTCGTCTGATGGAGGAGGATGAGCTGCCCACCTGGATCATGAAGGACGACGCAGAGGTGGAGCGGCTGAcctgtgaggaggaggaggagaagatgtTTGGCCGCGGCTCTCGCCAAAGGAAGGAGGTGGACTACAGCGACTCACTCACGGAGAAACAGTGGCTCAAGGTCAGAGGTCACACAGTGTAGGACAGTGCTACATATATGTACACCCACCTGCCTATACCATACCTACTGTCCTACCCATACCCATGTACCCAAATATACGTACAATctgtcctcctctccctctgtgTAGGCAATAGAGGAGGGCACCCTGGAGGAGATCGAGGAAGAAGTGCGCCATAAGAAGACCACgcggaagaggaagagagaccgTGACCTGGACGCAGGTCCGTCCACCTCTGGGACTCGCAGCGGGAGGGATAAAGATGAAGAGagtaaaagacagaagaaaCGGGGGCGCCCCCCTGCGGAGAAGCTGACCCCAAACCCTCCAGCCCTCaccaaaaagatgaagaagattGTGGATGCCATGATCAAATACAAAGAGAGGTGAGAGGGTTACACTAAGCCAGATCATTCCAGTTATCTGACCGGATAGCGTCCCCGGCCGACCGTGCTTTTGCAGAACCAGAAATGTCCATCGAGGGGAGCTAAAGAGCAGCCTAGATGTCTCTGCTCTGTAACGTCCAATCTGTGGCTTAATAGGTGACATTGATTctgttaaagcaacactatgaagAATTGTTACTGTGAAATAGCAGCTTCTTTTttcatgctccactgactgtattaAGCAGAATAGCGTTGCTGTCGTTGCTAACTGGCTAACTGCAGTCTGTAcctttggagaagcaggcaggaGAACGCTCATAAGAACTGCGTAGCACTGCATAACCCGGCTCATATTACTAATTCTACTGCACCACATCAGTCCACCTACTAATTTCACTTTCattgacggttctgtatctctcagctcatccagaaaagCATGTCTTAATAATGGTTCGAAGCACAAATGACACTTCCAaactatagggggagcccaggagcaataaATGCCagttttccatagtgttgctttaattaaaCGCAATCTAACATACTAATGCACGCTGTAATTTCGAGCTCTGTCTGACTGCCTGCAGAATAATAATGAGTTAATTAATGTCTCTAGTTAATTAGATCTTAAGTTTCTTAATGTTGCACCATGTTGATCTGGTCTCGTAGCAGTAATGGCCGCCAACTTAGCGAGGTGTTCATCCAGCTGCCCTCTCGCAAAGAGCTGCCGGAGTACTACGAGCTGATCCGCAAACCAGTCGACTTCCGCAAGATCAAGGTAAACATAGATTCTTACACACCTCCATACACCACATACAGTCTTCACTACCCACCCTAACACCATCCTACCTACCCACCCAACTACCTATCCACCTGCCATACCTActtacccacccacccacatacCATCTTAACTACCCACCCTAACACCACCTTACCTACCTATCCACCTGCTATATCTGCTTACCTCTCTATTCACATACTATTCTACGTACCCACCCTAACACCACCCTACCTACCCACCTACCTATCCACCTGCTATACCTACTTACCTACCTACCCACCCTAAAACCACCCTACCTACCCACCTACCTATCCACCTGCCATACCTACTTACCTACCCACATACCATCCTAACTACCCACCCTAACACCACCCTGCCTACCCACCTTCCTATCCACCTCCCATATCTGCTTACCTCCCTGTCCACATACCATCCTAACTACCCACCCTAACACCACCCTACCTACCCACCTACCTATCCACCTGCCATACCTActtacccacccacccacattCTCCATCATACACACAAGCGTTAGATACACTCTATAGCTTGTAAAGCCCTGTTTTCTTCCGCGCAGGAGCGGATCCGTAGCCATCGCTACCGCAGTTTGAACGATTTGGAGAGGGATGTAATGCTGCTGTGTCAGAATGCTCAGACCTTCAACCTGGAGGGCTCTCTGGTGGGAaaccgcatacacacacacacacaaggtcaGTTTATATACACATCCCACACACCACACAAGCACAAAAAATGACATGGTCTCCATCTCTTGTTTTGAGTTCAGATTTACGAGGACTCCATCGTGCTGCAGTCCGTGTTCACCAGCCTGCGGCAGAAGAtcgagaaggaggaggagagcgagggagaggagagtgaggaagaggaggaggagcaggatgAAGGCTCAGAGTCTGAGTGTAAGTGTGCACAGTGGGGAACTCAGAGCTGCTCTGTGTTATTTCAGGAGTCTTAGTCTTAGTATGTACTGACAGACCTGCTATGGTTTGTTCACAGTCATCGTTAGAAAAGGCCAGATGATGCAAATTTCAGATCTTTGAAAACACTTAAGCTGGGAGACTGGAGCTGAGTCATCAGTTATGTAATGTGCCAGTGATGCTGCTTTTTTCACTTGCTGTGTGTATTTTTCCTTATGTGTATGAATTCGCGGTGGTGCAGCTCGCTCCGTGAAGGTGAAAATCAAACTGGGCCGGAAGGAGCGCAGTGTGGAGAGGGGCAAGGGTAGGAGGAGGGGTGGGAGAACCAGAGCCAAGCCTGTGGTCAGTGATGACGATACTGAGGAGGAGCAAGAGGAGGTAAGATGCACATGCATagcttttaaatatatatattacagccAATTTCCCCTTTAATACATACCCTAAATATAATCAGccggccaagacatgtttggtgtgagAGGTGTGCCTCCGTAGCTTTGCACAGTCGCTAATGTTGCTCTATCACTGCATAGGTCAATAATGCTCAATAAAGCCTAAATTAGAGCAATTCGAAACAGTTTATTCACTATACCTTAagctttattaattataataccTTTATTAGTACATAATTGACGGCCTGTTATGTGAACATCACTaattattgcattattattattaaaaatgaacaataaaccaccctgttatgcacaTATTGAGCATGTATTATCACCCACATATACATGCTATTAGTGTGTGACCGGCAGTCCTTTGATTTACatgggttctagatagtactAGATAGCATTTCAGGTGCCATAGGTTAAATTAATTGCTAATTACAGACTAAAGAGCATTGAATTgtttgcataacagggtggtaacaaagtgtttattgtgcattattacaattatttattcCATATTCGTGATTTTCGCATAATAAACCACTAATAATGTACTAATAAAGGTCATTAAGCATGAAGCTTAACGTTTCGTGAATAGATAGTCTAATTCAGGCTGTATGGAACAAAGACTAAGCTTCACACTATCACACTCACAGCTGTTGAGTCATTTCTACAGTAATAGACGtgcttctgtgtttttttggacAAACACTTTTTATTCTATTAGTTTTCaatcctaaaaataaataaatgtattaacagaGTAGATGTTTCCATGTGTTTCAGGAGCGCTCTAACAGTGCCAGTGAGGAAGACCAGGGATGAAGACACTAGCCTGCAAAAAACTCACGTTCTGCCAGATACTACATGTTTAAAGCCTCAATCAGGACGTTTGAGGGTCTCCCAGCTCCCAAAGTGGACTGGAGAAGTGTGTACGAGGAGCGTGAGGAGAGGTGATTGATTGGTGGTTGATTTCAGTTctcattttttattgtattttttgacCCATTTTATCAATATTAGCATTGTTATAATGTGGTAGATCCAGAGCTGGGCGGTACATCTGTTTGCATTTCCAGGATCGTAAATATAAGGAGGATCTAAGTGTGCCTCACTCTGTGCCCTTTATGCACATTTCTGAAGACCCCAGGAGTCACACAGTGACTGTTGGCAAGAGGGCGGGGTCTATTTCCACGTTCAGGTGGgaatgcagctgtgtctgtctaCCCCAATATTATTACCACCTGCTGTGGACAAGAGTGTCAGTTAAAAACATAGATCTACAGAAAGGTAGAATGGTAAAAATTGACCCTCAATTAGCGCCCCCTACAATACCAATTACATCTGACTGGATATCATTTGTCCTTTCATttattttgggggaaaaaatagacctgcattggttaataaattagattttattttttacattttgtcttaattatcaattcttttcagtttttatattgtatttagcAATTGCATAAAGACGGTCTAGTCCAAATGACATCTCCTCTGAGCCAGTGCCGTGATCTGTGTGGATTAttggcaacaaaaaaaaaggaaaactatGGTGGCAATTCTGCCTGTTAGTCTGCTAAAGAttacagcgcatccaacaacaaAGGTAGCCTCAAGCATATTTAATACACTgataacatatataaatatatatacacaaggTTCTTGATTTAGATCCATATAGACAAGGTTCTCGATTCTGTACATTTCATTAATCGTATCGCCCACTCCTGCTTACAGCTTCATACATACACGTCCTGGTTGGAGCTTTATACAGGCTAGTCATTGGGACTGGACCTGGCTAGCCTACATACAGTACCTGAGCTTCCCTCGCAGTGTGGAATTAGGTGAACTAGGTTAGATAGCTATAACTAAATTATCTATACTGTTATATCTAATAAAAAAAGTGTCATCTAAAACCAAAACATGTACTGTTAGTGAAACGCCTGCATGTGCTTCGATGTGCAGCTTGTAGAATACTGCCACCTTGTGGACCCGCTTGTAGTTTTTTTtcgttgtttatttttttacgcTAAAATGTCACTTTTGGCTACGTATTTGGGCGAAGTGACTGGTGCGTACTAccagtttgtgtgtgagtgtgaatcaTGTAGCACAGTCTTTAGTAGACAGTATTGTGCTGATGTACGTTTTGGATCTTTTTAAGTCATATGCTTGGTGTTCAACAGTGTAACGTCCAGCTGCATGTGTTTCAGTGCTTAGTGCTCAAGCTGTTAATATGTCGTatcagacacccccccccccccccaacttgAGGTACTTTTAACTAAGATAGTGCCACCAAGATAGTGTGTAAGAACCATTGAGCTCCATGTATCTCAACCCGAGTCTTTAAAGAAAAGCGTATCTGACACACCACTGGTATAAAGGACAGTCTTGACGTGTAAGctgctctggatgagagcgtaTTTTGGGTCAGTTATACAATATGGATGTTGTTTTTGAATGTGCACTGCTCTGTAACAGCATGCTGAAGCGCTGTAGCTTTACCTGTGAGTTTTACTTTTGTAGAAATATAACTGGATGTTCTGTAGATTTTGTCCACGTTTGTAAGAAATGGAGATGGAGTGACCTGCCGCTGCAGAGAGAGATTTTTCGGTATGGTTTTGTCGGCGATTGTCAGCGGACGCTcggaaataacaataaaatactgCAATACAGGTTCTGCGTCTGATTATCGTTACACACCTACTGTGTTTATCTCGGCATGGttgaataatgataataatgagagttcagttaatggaagtgacaaactgtgaacctcGAAAACACTGCCGATCCAACTTCCTAACCCCCAGCATTTACATTCATACAGTAGTGTTGCACTAATACCGATACTATATTGATATCATAaccgatactggcacttacacttagtatcggtatcggcaatagagagcaccgataccataaagcttactgacgccgtacttttttttttttactaaagaaAATTTTGGTTTGCAGACTTTATGATCCAAACGTTTAAGCAACCAGTAAACAACCAGTTTcaaatagttattaccattaaacattaatggtaataatggtCATTAATTAA from Salminus brasiliensis chromosome 7, fSalBra1.hap2, whole genome shotgun sequence encodes:
- the smarca4b gene encoding transcription activator BRG1 isoform X3, which codes for MSTPDPPLGGTPRPGPSPGPGPSPGAMLGPGPSPGSSHSMMGPSPGPPTTSGHSLPQQGPSGYTQQESMHQMHKPLEGLHEKNMGEDSRFSQMKGVQMRAGGHAGMGPPPSPMDQHSQGYPSPLGSSDHVSSPLPAGAPPSGPLLSSSGPSSAPLEGADSQQNRPGTQGAGSAAGSSTPGSSNNPTPFNQNQLHQLRAQIMAYKMLARGQPLPDHLQMAVQGKRPMPGMQQGQSMPSLPPGGGGGPSAGPGPLGPNYNRGHGMTGPNMPPPGPSGVPPGMQGPPANGPPKTWPEGPMVNAATPSNAPQKLIPPQPTGRPSPAPPSVPSAASPVMPPQTQSPGHPGHPAQPMPMIPLHQKQNRITPIQKPCGLDPVEILQEREYRLEARITHRIQELENLPGSLAGDLRTKATIELKALRLLNFQRQLRQEVVVCMRRETALETALDAKAYKRSKRQSLREARITEKLEKQQKIEQERKRRQKHQEYLNSILQHAKDFKEYHRSITGKIQKLTKAVATYHANTEREQKKENERIEKERMRRLMAEDEEGYRKLIDQKKDKRLAYLLQQTDEYVANLTELVRAHKAAQALKEKKKKKKKKKKLENAEGQPVALGPDGEPLDETSQMSDLPVKVIHVDSGKILTGVDAPKAGQLETWLEMNPGYEVAPRSDSEDTGSEEEEEEEEELQPSQAPVEEKKKIPDPDSEDVSEVDARHIIEHAKQDVDDEYGGAAFARGLQSYYAVAHAVTEKVDKQSSLLVNGQLKQYQIKGLEWLVSLYNNNLNGILADEMGLGKTIQTIALITYLMEYKRLNGPYLIIVPLSTLSNWVYEFDKWAPSVVKVSYKGSPAARRAFVPQLRSGKFNVLLTTYEYIIKDKQVLAKIRWKYMIVDEGHRMKNHHCKLTQVLNTHYLAPRRVLLTGTPLQNKLPELWALLNFLLPTIFKSCSTFEQWFNAPFAMTGEKVDLNEEETILIIRRLHKVLRPFLLRRLKKEVEAQLPEKVEYVIKCDMSALQRVLYRHMQAKGVLLTDGSEKDKKGKGGTKTLMNTIMQLRKICNHPYMFQQIEESFSEHLGFSGGIVQGPDLYRASGKFEVLDRILPKLRATNHKVLLFCQMTSLMTIMEDYFAYRNFKYLRLDGTTKAEDRGMLLKTFNDPESQYFIFLLSTRAGGLGLNLQSADTVVIFDSDWNPHQDLQAQDRAHRIGQQNEVRVLRLCTVNSVEEKILAAAKYKLNVDQKVIQAGMFDQKSSSHERRAFLQAILEHEEQDEEEDEVPDDETVNQMIARSEEEFDHFMRMDLDRRREEARNPKRKPRLMEEDELPTWIMKDDAEVERLTCEEEEEKMFGRGSRQRKEVDYSDSLTEKQWLKAIEEGTLEEIEEEVRHKKTTRKRKRDRDLDAGPSTSGTRSGRDKDEESKRQKKRGRPPAEKLTPNPPALTKKMKKIVDAMIKYKESSNGRQLSEVFIQLPSRKELPEYYELIRKPVDFRKIKERIRSHRYRSLNDLERDVMLLCQNAQTFNLEGSLIYEDSIVLQSVFTSLRQKIEKEEESEGEESEEEEEEQDEGSESESRSVKVKIKLGRKERSVERGKGRRRGGRTRAKPVVSDDDTEEEQEEERSNSASEEDQG